From a region of the Thiorhodovibrio winogradskyi genome:
- a CDS encoding preprotein translocase subunit SecA: MLPYRDRERVRVQEPRKLHVGLSLYLHMWLRAWQPWRFCYRTLKRRSQAIVQGARRLDSASVEDIRARCSGKPRPGRAHAIHPSEIDQQLSAICALAERTLGLRPYPEQVHCALLIALGGMAEMATGEGKSLAAALAAMLLALQGRPVHVLTANDYLAQRDADIFQPLFASGGLGVACVHSDMPSQARPVAYGQAIVYTTSRELLGDYLRDRLKLKRHGSDLDRAIKHLMLSPRQGDELLLRGLHAVIVDEADSVLIDDAVMPLILSVPRGNPLLLEATLGAHALADDFVRGRDYRVLAGARKILWKSAGEARVARVQARLPRIWQGFGRARELMTLALMARELFHHDEHYIVQEDKLVLVDSQTGRLTPQRNLGIGLHQALEAKEGLPLSEPSETIARLSFQRFFRLIPHLGGMSGTVREASRELWRIYHQPVLEIPLHRPLRRQREPWLFFRAAEDKYRYLIECVCRLHAHGQPLLLGTRTVAISRLVAERLTAAGIAFQLLNAVQHREEAQVVAQAGRRGAVTIATNMAGRGTDIALTVDARALGGLYVIAVEPQRSARLDRQLHGRAGRQGDPGVETTLVSLDDEVLVAMLPGWLRRLFALGLPKRSGRPSWLGERLVRLAQHRAEQRASRQRDAILKSDDWLDHSLAFHEVSD, encoded by the coding sequence ATGCTGCCCTATCGCGACCGCGAGCGGGTCCGGGTGCAAGAGCCGCGCAAACTGCATGTGGGGCTAAGCCTCTATCTGCATATGTGGCTGCGTGCCTGGCAACCCTGGCGTTTCTGCTATAGAACGCTCAAGCGGCGCTCGCAAGCCATTGTGCAGGGCGCGCGACGCCTGGACTCGGCCTCTGTTGAGGACATCCGCGCGCGCTGCTCGGGCAAGCCGCGACCAGGGCGCGCTCATGCAATTCATCCCTCCGAGATCGATCAGCAACTGAGCGCCATTTGTGCGCTGGCGGAGCGCACGCTGGGGCTGCGGCCCTATCCGGAGCAGGTCCATTGTGCCCTGCTGATCGCGCTTGGCGGCATGGCGGAGATGGCGACTGGTGAAGGCAAGAGCCTGGCCGCCGCGCTGGCCGCCATGTTACTCGCCTTGCAAGGGCGACCGGTGCACGTGCTGACGGCCAACGATTACCTGGCGCAACGGGATGCGGACATTTTCCAACCCTTGTTCGCCAGCGGCGGCTTGGGGGTCGCCTGCGTTCATTCAGACATGCCGTCGCAAGCGCGTCCCGTCGCCTACGGCCAGGCCATTGTCTATACCACAAGCCGTGAATTGTTGGGTGATTATCTGCGTGACCGCCTGAAGCTGAAGCGGCACGGCAGCGATTTGGACCGGGCGATCAAACATCTCATGCTGAGCCCTCGGCAGGGCGATGAGCTGCTGCTGCGCGGCCTGCATGCGGTGATCGTGGATGAAGCCGACAGCGTGCTGATCGATGACGCCGTGATGCCTTTGATTCTGTCGGTGCCGCGCGGCAATCCGCTGTTGCTCGAGGCAACCCTCGGCGCCCACGCGCTGGCCGATGATTTTGTTCGAGGCCGTGATTACCGGGTGCTCGCCGGCGCGCGAAAAATCCTGTGGAAGTCCGCCGGGGAGGCGCGGGTGGCGCGGGTGCAAGCCCGCTTGCCGCGCATCTGGCAGGGGTTCGGGCGCGCGCGTGAACTCATGACCCTGGCGCTGATGGCGCGCGAGCTGTTCCACCACGATGAACACTACATTGTGCAGGAGGACAAGCTGGTACTGGTAGACAGCCAAACTGGGCGCCTGACGCCACAGCGCAACCTGGGGATTGGTCTGCATCAGGCGCTGGAGGCCAAGGAGGGCCTGCCGCTGTCGGAGCCGAGCGAAACCATCGCCCGCCTGAGCTTTCAGCGGTTCTTCCGGCTGATTCCCCATCTGGGAGGCATGAGCGGCACAGTGCGCGAAGCCAGTCGCGAACTCTGGCGTATCTACCATCAGCCGGTGCTTGAAATCCCCCTGCATCGCCCGCTGCGACGGCAACGGGAACCTTGGTTGTTTTTCCGCGCTGCCGAGGACAAATACCGCTACCTGATCGAGTGCGTGTGCCGCCTTCACGCGCATGGTCAGCCTCTGCTGCTGGGCACCCGCACTGTGGCGATCAGTCGGCTGGTGGCCGAGCGCTTGACCGCGGCGGGCATTGCCTTCCAGTTGCTCAATGCCGTGCAGCATCGGGAGGAAGCCCAGGTAGTGGCCCAGGCCGGTCGGCGCGGCGCCGTGACCATTGCCACCAACATGGCCGGACGCGGGACGGATATCGCGCTCACCGTGGATGCCCGCGCCCTGGGAGGGCTCTACGTCATTGCCGTGGAACCACAACGCAGCGCGCGGCTGGATCGGCAGTTGCACGGGCGCGCCGGTCGCCAGGGTGATCCGGGCGTGGAAACCACGCTGGTGAGTCTGGATGATGAGGTTCTCGTCGCCATGCTGCCGGGCTGGTTGCGGCGTCTGTTCGCGCTCGGTCTGCCGAAGAGATCAGGCCGTCCCAGCTGGTTGGGTGAGCGTCTGGTTCGGCTGGCCCAGCACCGCGCCGAGCAGCGGGCCAGCCGACAACGCGACGCCATTTTAAAAAGTGACGATTGGCTTGATCACTCCCTGGCCTTTCATGAAGTCTCCGATTGA
- a CDS encoding UvrD-helicase domain-containing protein: MNFRLLTYRGLDTDKIPGYAKLAGYLAAGDFRSAEVKKVGENLFRARLDKANRLLFALHRHQDEGCILLLEYIAAHAYEKSRFLSRGAVIDEAKIPDVDASAVDEAPELSYLNPELPRFHLLDKVLSFDQDQEAIYQQPPPLIVIGSAGSGKTALTLEKMKDAVGEVLYVTRSPFLVRNARELYYANGYENEDQEVDFLSFREYLETIRVPEGREMTPRAFAAWAGRKKLSRELRDTHRLFEEFQGALTGTDAERPYLDRETYKNLGVRQSIYAPELRDAVYDLFERYLRLLKDEGWFDANLVSHAWLELITPRYDFIVIDEVQDLTAVQLLLILRALRDPTAFLLCGDSNQIVHPNFFSWAKVKTLFWRERAEVTEGSAELIRILNANFRNSPQITEMANRLLHIKQARFGSVDRESNYLVQSRGPKTGRVGLLADSEAIKRDLDRRTAASARFAILVLHPDQKAEVRKHFRTPLVFSIHEAKGLEYENVLLYNFLSAEEKRYRDIAGDLAPEDLQGELRYARGRDKSDKSLEIFKFYINALYVAVTRAVRNLYLLETNPKQSLLELLGLTEVHQDVNDVEEQRSSLDDWRREAHRLELQGKEDQAAEIREQILKQREVPWTVLHGEALADIERKALEQGEKKARIALMEYALVYRDQRWLNALIDADFSAAKHPDKAMGMLEKKHYLAYGVKTTNGVMREVERYGVDFRNVFNQTPLMIASRQGHAELIEELLAQDADTSLVDANGLNAFQISLERACVDQRYARQKLPAVFERLAPPSLDIQVDGRLIKLDRRIMEYLMLCVAMVLFYQRVGQNWAHRNGLLAATDFEQILAHFPDSVIPERRKKRQYLSSILSKNEVAREGPGNRKLFMRVRRGEYLLNPYLSLRVEGRWQPIYQLLAPERLAAELMEVPDWYADEGRDPNGFFEREVARLRAILQQPDAETIADTIAAGLGARR; the protein is encoded by the coding sequence ATGAATTTTCGTCTTCTCACCTACCGTGGCCTGGATACGGACAAAATCCCCGGCTACGCCAAACTTGCCGGCTACCTGGCAGCCGGGGATTTCCGCTCGGCCGAGGTTAAGAAGGTCGGCGAGAATCTTTTCCGCGCCCGGCTCGACAAGGCCAATCGGCTGCTGTTTGCCCTGCATCGCCATCAGGACGAGGGCTGCATTCTGTTGCTTGAGTACATCGCCGCCCATGCCTACGAGAAGTCGCGCTTTTTGAGTCGCGGGGCGGTGATTGACGAGGCCAAGATTCCGGATGTCGATGCCAGTGCCGTCGATGAAGCACCCGAGCTGTCGTATCTCAATCCCGAGCTGCCGCGCTTTCATCTGCTCGATAAGGTGCTGAGCTTCGATCAGGACCAGGAGGCCATCTACCAGCAGCCGCCGCCGTTGATCGTGATCGGCTCGGCCGGTAGCGGCAAGACGGCGCTGACCTTGGAGAAGATGAAGGACGCCGTCGGCGAGGTGCTCTATGTCACCCGCTCGCCCTTTCTGGTGCGGAACGCACGCGAGCTGTACTACGCCAATGGCTATGAGAACGAGGATCAGGAAGTCGATTTCCTGTCCTTTCGTGAGTATCTGGAAACCATCCGCGTGCCCGAGGGCCGCGAGATGACACCGCGCGCCTTCGCCGCCTGGGCCGGGCGGAAGAAGCTCTCGCGCGAGCTGCGCGACACCCACAGGTTGTTCGAGGAATTTCAGGGTGCCCTGACCGGCACGGACGCCGAGCGGCCCTATCTGGATCGCGAGACTTATAAAAACCTTGGCGTGCGCCAGTCGATCTATGCGCCAGAATTGCGCGATGCCGTCTACGATCTGTTTGAGCGCTATCTGCGGCTGCTGAAAGACGAGGGCTGGTTCGATGCCAATCTGGTCAGTCACGCCTGGCTGGAGCTGATCACCCCGCGCTATGACTTTATCGTGATCGACGAGGTGCAGGATCTGACCGCGGTGCAGTTGCTGCTGATCCTGCGCGCGCTGCGCGATCCGACCGCCTTTCTGCTCTGCGGCGACTCCAACCAGATCGTTCACCCGAATTTCTTCTCCTGGGCCAAGGTCAAGACGCTGTTCTGGCGCGAGCGCGCGGAGGTGACGGAGGGTTCCGCCGAACTGATTCGGATTCTGAACGCGAATTTCCGCAACTCGCCGCAAATCACCGAGATGGCCAATCGCCTGCTGCACATCAAGCAGGCACGCTTTGGCTCGGTGGATCGCGAGAGCAATTATCTGGTGCAAAGCCGTGGCCCCAAGACCGGTCGGGTTGGGCTACTTGCCGACAGCGAGGCCATCAAGCGCGATCTCGACCGCCGCACCGCCGCCTCCGCCCGCTTTGCCATTCTGGTGCTGCATCCAGATCAAAAAGCCGAGGTGCGCAAGCACTTTCGCACCCCGCTGGTGTTCTCGATTCACGAGGCCAAGGGGCTCGAATACGAGAACGTGCTGCTGTACAACTTCCTCTCAGCCGAGGAAAAACGCTACCGTGACATCGCCGGCGACCTGGCGCCCGAGGACTTACAAGGCGAGCTGCGCTATGCGCGCGGGCGCGATAAAAGCGACAAATCGCTCGAGATTTTCAAGTTTTACATCAACGCGCTCTATGTGGCCGTCACTCGCGCTGTGCGCAATCTCTATTTGCTGGAGACCAACCCCAAGCAGAGCCTGCTTGAACTGCTCGGCCTGACTGAAGTCCATCAGGATGTCAACGATGTCGAGGAGCAGCGCTCCAGCCTGGATGACTGGCGGCGCGAGGCGCATCGGCTGGAGCTGCAGGGTAAGGAGGATCAGGCCGCGGAGATCCGTGAGCAGATCCTCAAACAGCGCGAGGTTCCCTGGACCGTGCTGCACGGCGAGGCGCTCGCGGACATCGAGCGCAAGGCCCTGGAACAAGGCGAGAAAAAAGCCCGCATCGCGCTCATGGAATACGCCCTGGTCTACCGTGACCAGCGCTGGCTGAACGCGCTTATCGATGCCGACTTCAGCGCCGCCAAGCATCCCGACAAGGCCATGGGGATGCTGGAGAAGAAGCACTACCTGGCCTATGGCGTCAAAACCACCAATGGCGTGATGCGCGAGGTCGAACGCTATGGGGTGGACTTCCGCAATGTTTTTAACCAAACGCCGCTGATGATCGCCAGCCGCCAGGGCCACGCGGAGCTGATCGAAGAACTGCTGGCGCAGGATGCCGACACAAGCCTCGTTGATGCCAATGGGCTGAATGCGTTTCAGATTAGCCTGGAGCGCGCATGTGTCGATCAGCGCTACGCGCGCCAGAAGCTCCCGGCGGTCTTCGAGCGTCTGGCGCCGCCGAGCCTGGACATCCAGGTCGACGGGCGTCTGATTAAGCTCGACCGCAGAATCATGGAATACCTGATGCTGTGTGTGGCCATGGTGCTCTTTTATCAGCGCGTGGGCCAGAATTGGGCACATCGGAATGGCCTGCTGGCGGCGACGGATTTTGAGCAGATCCTGGCTCACTTTCCGGATTCGGTCATCCCCGAACGGCGCAAGAAGCGGCAGTATCTGTCATCCATCTTGTCGAAAAACGAGGTTGCGCGCGAAGGTCCAGGCAACCGCAAACTCTTCATGCGCGTGCGACGTGGTGAGTATTTGCTCAACCCCTACCTGTCTCTGCGCGTTGAGGGCCGTTGGCAGCCCATCTACCAGCTTCTCGCCCCCGAACGCCTGGCGGCCGAACTCATGGAGGTGCCGGACTGGTACGCCGACGAGGGCCGCGACCCCAACGGCTTTTTCGAGCGCGAAGTCGCGCGTCTGCGCGCCATTTTACAACAGCCGGACGCGGAGACTATTGCGGATACCATCGCCGCTGGGCTCGGCGCCAGGAGATAG
- a CDS encoding hydrogenase maturation nickel metallochaperone HypA/HybF, which yields MHELSICLSLLDQVKAIAAEHRARGVTLIRLRIGPLSGVEPQLLANAYPLAAAGTIAEHARLAIDSAAVRVRCRDCGADSEASPNRLLCAACGSYRTELIAGDEMLLASLELDLEESPEESPEENPEENPEESPKATPAAVAESGQTTG from the coding sequence ATGCACGAACTCTCCATCTGTTTGTCGCTGCTCGATCAAGTCAAAGCCATCGCCGCCGAGCACCGTGCGCGCGGGGTGACCCTCATCCGCCTGCGCATCGGCCCACTCTCTGGCGTGGAGCCGCAACTGCTCGCCAATGCCTACCCACTCGCCGCCGCCGGCACCATTGCCGAGCATGCGCGCCTGGCCATCGACTCAGCCGCGGTGCGGGTGCGCTGCCGCGACTGCGGCGCCGACAGCGAGGCCAGCCCCAATCGGCTGCTGTGCGCGGCCTGCGGCAGCTATCGCACCGAACTCATCGCGGGCGATGAAATGCTGCTCGCCAGCCTGGAACTGGATCTTGAGGAAAGCCCAGAGGAAAGCCCAGAGGAAAACCCAGAGGAAAACCCGGAGGAGTCCCCGAAAGCGACCCCGGCAGCGGTGGCAGAGAGCGGTCAAACGACGGGGTGA
- the speA gene encoding biosynthetic arginine decarboxylase yields the protein MPPAPAIGDSIYAISRWGEGYFEVAGNGHLVVRPDPQGETRIDLPALTEQLREQGLSLPVLVRFDDILRDRVRRLHQAFGAAMKAHDYQGCYRPVYPIKVNQQHSVVRALLAGGGLGLEAGSKPELLAVLALTPDEETIVCNGYKDREYVRLALLGRRLGRRLFIVIEKPSELDLVMEEARRLGIEPLLGVRVRLAAAAAGNWQNSGGEKAKFGLSASQILALLERLRAHQALGWLRLLHAHLGSQIPSLRDIATGVRELTQFYGELRAAGAALDTLDVGGGLGVDYEGTRTRAYCSVNYSPDQYAETIVAAVAASCRARGLPEPDLITESGRALSAHHAVLITDVVDREQAPGRDCPAKDPLDIEHAPLAELAANLVAASSEPPLEVHERALELRAAVQQRFARGELPLAVRARADELHAATARALRPRLSHSNRRQRELLDAINATLADKVFCNFSLFQSLPDVWAIDQIFPILPLQRLHEPPSERALLHDLTCDSDGCIGQYVDQDGIEASLPLHAFDPRRDRYLIGFFMVGAYQEILGDIHNLFGDTDAVNIELDPNAPQGYRLGDLERGDSTEELLRYVHFEPRALLSRYRQLLQQADLDPATREAFYLELKVGLFGYTYLGSL from the coding sequence ATGCCCCCCGCACCCGCCATTGGCGACTCCATCTACGCCATCAGCCGTTGGGGCGAGGGCTATTTCGAGGTCGCCGGCAACGGCCACCTCGTCGTGCGGCCCGACCCACAAGGCGAGACCCGCATTGACCTGCCGGCCCTGACCGAGCAGCTGCGCGAGCAGGGGCTATCCCTGCCGGTGCTGGTGCGCTTCGACGACATTCTGCGTGACCGCGTGCGCCGTCTGCACCAGGCCTTCGGCGCGGCGATGAAAGCGCATGACTACCAGGGCTGCTACCGCCCGGTCTACCCGATCAAAGTCAATCAGCAGCACAGCGTGGTGCGCGCCCTGCTCGCCGGCGGCGGCCTGGGACTGGAGGCCGGCAGCAAGCCGGAACTGCTCGCGGTGCTGGCGCTGACCCCGGATGAGGAGACCATCGTCTGCAACGGTTATAAGGATCGCGAATATGTGCGCCTGGCGCTGCTTGGGCGGCGTCTGGGCCGGCGCCTGTTCATTGTGATCGAAAAGCCCTCCGAGCTTGATTTGGTGATGGAGGAAGCCCGTCGGCTCGGGATCGAACCCTTGCTCGGCGTGCGCGTGCGCCTGGCGGCGGCGGCCGCCGGCAACTGGCAGAACAGCGGCGGGGAGAAGGCCAAGTTCGGGCTCTCGGCCAGCCAGATACTAGCGCTGTTGGAGCGGCTGCGCGCGCACCAGGCCTTGGGCTGGCTGCGGCTGCTGCATGCCCATCTTGGCTCGCAGATTCCCAGTCTCCGGGACATCGCCACTGGCGTGCGCGAACTGACGCAATTCTATGGCGAGTTGCGCGCCGCTGGTGCCGCGCTCGACACCCTCGATGTGGGCGGTGGCCTTGGCGTCGATTACGAAGGCACCCGCACCCGCGCCTATTGTTCGGTCAACTACAGCCCGGACCAATACGCGGAGACCATCGTCGCGGCCGTGGCCGCGAGCTGCCGCGCGCGTGGCCTGCCCGAACCAGACCTGATCACCGAGTCTGGCCGCGCGCTCAGTGCCCATCACGCGGTGTTGATCACCGACGTGGTCGACCGCGAACAGGCGCCCGGTCGCGACTGCCCGGCCAAGGACCCACTGGATATCGAGCATGCGCCACTGGCCGAACTCGCCGCCAATCTCGTCGCCGCCAGCAGCGAGCCGCCGCTTGAGGTGCATGAACGCGCGCTGGAGTTGCGTGCCGCGGTGCAACAACGGTTCGCGCGCGGCGAACTGCCGCTCGCGGTGCGCGCGCGCGCCGATGAACTCCATGCCGCCACCGCCCGCGCACTGCGCCCGCGCCTGTCGCACAGCAACAGACGCCAGCGCGAGCTGCTCGATGCCATCAATGCCACGCTGGCGGACAAAGTCTTCTGCAACTTCTCGCTGTTTCAATCGCTGCCGGATGTCTGGGCCATTGATCAGATTTTCCCCATTCTGCCGCTGCAACGCTTGCACGAGCCACCGAGCGAACGCGCCCTGCTGCACGATCTCACCTGCGATTCCGACGGCTGCATTGGACAGTATGTCGATCAGGACGGGATCGAGGCCAGTCTACCGCTGCACGCCTTCGACCCCCGGCGGGATAGGTACCTCATCGGCTTTTTCATGGTCGGCGCCTATCAGGAGATTCTTGGCGACATTCACAATCTGTTCGGCGACACCGACGCGGTCAACATCGAGCTCGACCCCAATGCGCCCCAAGGATATCGCCTGGGCGATCTCGAACGCGGCGACTCGACCGAGGAGCTGCTGCGCTATGTCCATTTCGAGCCGCGCGCGCTGCTCTCGCGCTACCGCCAGCTGTTGCAACAGGCCGATCTCGATCCCGCCACGCGCGAGGCCTTTTATCTGGAGCTGAAAGTGGGGCTCTTTGGTTACACCTATCTGGGCAGCCTCTAG
- a CDS encoding methyl-accepting chemotaxis protein produces MTKTAETKHKRASANGGGMRLRTKILLGFGTVLVLMILAAGWSFLGLSSILGLSDKVVEADNLRTDLGQREIDHLNWANSLSRYVFNDDSSNFDLQLDPRQCSFGLWYYGEGRRQAEALFPSIKPLLASIEAPHAALHETARGIRDVYQAADPQLSERAQALELGHVEWASEVKSAILEQARQLDVELDHTQCALGQFLYGPQRSDFHQAYPAIDAVFSALEDPHQRLHESAASMQRPLLIGDFDAAKQIFNDDTLPNLAEVRAGLDQVQSMATARVAGVRAARDIYNNATLPELRKVQQDLSAMGEIVGNDSKQFQTRLIADGQTTQGVQVGVTLVSVLVAAALALGITASILKQLGGEPADLKLLAQRLGRGDLTRALKLKSGDTSSLAAGMANMVDELKKIVGEVRSGADSLSSASSQVSSTAQSLSQSSTEQAASVEETSAGIEQLNASVGQNSDNARRTDEMARTAADEARQGGEAVNRTVAAMKDIASKIGMIEEIAYKTNLLALNAAIEAARAGQHGKGFTVVAAEVRKLAESSGTTAREINDLAGGSVHIAEEAGKLLQATVPKIVQTAELIGEIASASREQASGVRQINDAMGQLDQATQQNAAASEQLAATSEELSAQAQQLQESMSFFTLSKNA; encoded by the coding sequence ATGACCAAGACAGCAGAAACCAAACACAAGCGTGCATCCGCGAACGGCGGCGGCATGCGCCTGCGCACCAAAATTCTCTTGGGCTTTGGCACCGTGCTGGTGCTGATGATTCTGGCCGCCGGCTGGAGCTTCCTTGGATTGTCGAGCATTCTCGGCCTTAGCGACAAGGTCGTGGAGGCGGATAATCTGCGCACCGATCTAGGCCAGCGCGAAATCGATCACCTAAATTGGGCCAACAGCCTGAGCCGCTACGTCTTCAACGACGACTCGAGCAATTTCGACCTCCAGCTCGACCCGCGCCAGTGCTCTTTCGGGCTTTGGTACTATGGCGAGGGGCGCAGACAGGCCGAGGCGCTCTTCCCCTCGATCAAACCCCTGCTCGCATCCATTGAGGCCCCGCACGCGGCCTTGCATGAAACCGCCCGCGGCATTCGCGATGTTTACCAGGCGGCGGACCCGCAATTGTCCGAGCGCGCCCAGGCACTTGAGCTTGGCCATGTGGAGTGGGCATCCGAGGTAAAATCCGCGATCCTTGAGCAGGCGCGCCAGCTTGATGTTGAACTCGACCATACCCAATGCGCGCTTGGGCAGTTTCTCTACGGCCCGCAACGCTCGGACTTTCATCAGGCCTATCCCGCTATCGACGCGGTCTTCAGCGCGCTTGAAGACCCCCATCAGCGTCTGCATGAAAGTGCCGCTTCCATGCAGCGGCCGCTGTTGATCGGCGATTTTGACGCCGCCAAACAGATTTTTAACGATGACACCCTGCCTAACCTGGCCGAGGTACGTGCCGGACTCGACCAGGTCCAGAGCATGGCCACTGCTCGGGTGGCCGGGGTGCGCGCCGCGCGCGACATCTACAACAACGCGACCCTGCCGGAATTGCGCAAGGTGCAACAGGATCTGTCCGCGATGGGCGAGATCGTCGGCAACGACTCCAAACAGTTTCAGACGCGGCTCATTGCCGACGGACAAACAACCCAGGGTGTCCAGGTGGGCGTGACCCTTGTCTCCGTCCTGGTGGCCGCCGCGCTGGCGCTCGGCATCACCGCCAGCATCCTTAAGCAACTCGGTGGCGAGCCGGCTGACCTGAAACTGCTCGCCCAGCGCCTGGGCCGGGGCGATCTGACCCGGGCACTCAAGCTCAAAAGCGGAGACACCAGCAGTCTGGCCGCCGGCATGGCCAACATGGTCGATGAACTGAAAAAGATTGTTGGCGAAGTCCGCTCGGGCGCCGACAGTCTGTCCAGTGCCTCGAGTCAAGTCAGCTCCACCGCCCAATCGCTCAGCCAGAGCTCGACCGAACAGGCCGCCAGTGTCGAGGAAACCTCGGCCGGCATCGAGCAGCTCAATGCCAGCGTTGGGCAAAACAGTGACAACGCGCGCCGCACCGACGAAATGGCGCGCACCGCCGCCGATGAAGCCCGTCAGGGCGGCGAGGCGGTCAATCGCACCGTCGCCGCGATGAAGGACATCGCGAGCAAAATCGGTATGATCGAGGAGATTGCCTACAAGACCAACCTGCTCGCGCTCAATGCCGCCATTGAGGCCGCGCGCGCCGGCCAACACGGCAAGGGCTTTACCGTCGTGGCCGCCGAGGTGCGCAAGCTGGCTGAATCCAGCGGCACCACGGCGCGCGAGATCAACGACCTGGCCGGCGGTAGCGTGCATATTGCCGAGGAGGCCGGCAAGTTGTTGCAAGCCACGGTGCCCAAAATCGTGCAAACCGCCGAGTTGATCGGCGAGATCGCCAGCGCCTCGCGCGAGCAGGCCAGCGGCGTCCGGCAGATCAACGACGCCATGGGTCAGCTCGACCAGGCCACGCAGCAAAACGCGGCCGCCTCCGAGCAACTGGCGGCCACCTCGGAAGAACTCAGCGCCCAGGCGCAGCAGTTGCAAGAGTCCATGTCCTTCTTCACCCTTAGCAAGAACGCCTAG